A genomic stretch from Mycobacterium malmoense includes:
- a CDS encoding MinD/ParA family ATP-binding protein: MTTPWNDPNMFDEERLGRGDPPAVRHRDSVSDTMRITDLAAPRKIPPGSGWRKFIYNISFHKINLGESPGERHYRELRARIRRHIRRQFVITLVSGKGGVGVTTMTACIGGVFRECRPTNVIAIDAVPGFGTLADRIDESPPGDYTAIINDTDVQGYADIREHLGQNVVGLDVLAGNRTSDQPRPLVPAMFAGVLARLRRTHNVMVVDTAPDLEHPVMKTVLENTDTLVFVSGITADRSRPVLRAIDFLSAQGYHELVSHSTVIINHTGSAVDKDALAYLTERFTKVGATVEVMPFDPHLAKGGIIDTVHELRKKSRLRLFEITAGLADKYVPEAGAERAQQ, encoded by the coding sequence GTGACGACCCCTTGGAATGACCCCAATATGTTTGATGAAGAGAGGCTTGGGCGGGGGGATCCGCCGGCGGTGCGCCACCGGGATTCGGTATCGGACACTATGCGTATTACCGATTTAGCCGCCCCCCGAAAAATTCCCCCGGGTTCCGGCTGGCGAAAATTCATCTATAACATTTCGTTCCACAAGATAAATCTCGGTGAATCGCCGGGCGAACGGCATTATCGTGAATTAAGGGCACGCATTCGGCGGCATATCCGGCGGCAATTTGTGATCACCCTGGTCTCCGGCAAGGGCGGCGTGGGTGTGACGACGATGACCGCGTGCATCGGCGGCGTCTTCCGCGAGTGCCGCCCGACAAACGTGATCGCGATCGACGCGGTTCCGGGTTTCGGCACCCTGGCCGACCGGATCGACGAGTCGCCGCCCGGCGACTACACCGCCATCATCAACGACACCGACGTCCAGGGCTACGCGGACATCAGAGAACACCTGGGGCAAAACGTGGTCGGGCTCGACGTGCTGGCCGGAAACCGGACGTCGGACCAGCCCAGGCCCTTGGTGCCGGCAATGTTCGCCGGGGTATTGGCGCGGTTGCGGCGAACCCACAACGTCATGGTTGTCGACACCGCCCCCGACCTCGAACATCCCGTCATGAAGACCGTGTTGGAGAACACCGACACCCTGGTGTTTGTCTCGGGGATCACCGCGGACCGATCCCGGCCGGTGCTGCGCGCCATCGACTTCCTCAGTGCGCAGGGCTATCACGAGCTGGTTTCGCACAGCACCGTGATCATCAACCACACCGGCAGCGCCGTCGACAAGGATGCGCTGGCCTATCTGACCGAGCGGTTCACCAAGGTCGGCGCGACCGTGGAAGTGATGCCGTTCGATCCGCACCTGGCAAAGGGCGGGATCATCGACACGGTCCACGAGCTAAGAAAAAAGTCGCGGTTGCGGCTGTTTGAAATTACCGCGGGATTGGCCGACAAATATGTTCCGGAGGCCGGTGCCGAGAGGGCACAACAGTGA
- a CDS encoding ESX secretion-associated protein EspG, which produces MLTTTIDGLWMLQAVTGVEQLCPELGLRPLLPRLETADLALRHPVVSELTACGALDEAGNADPMIREWMTVLLRRDLGLLLHINVPGREPTRAAICRFASWWVVLERHGDLVRLYPAGSAGDEAAATELVVGQVERLCGVAEAAPLRPVTVDTEELLASVHDADSLKSFLINQRLDVDQLQIVTMATDPARSAYAAIVALQAGVGPEKTARLAIGESAVAIVDTPAGRLCVEGVTSGNRRYQVLSPGSRSDIGVAVQRLIRNLPAGEEWYSYRRVV; this is translated from the coding sequence GTGCTGACAACGACAATCGACGGCCTGTGGATGCTGCAAGCGGTGACCGGGGTGGAGCAGCTATGCCCCGAGCTCGGTTTGCGGCCGCTGCTGCCGCGGCTGGAAACCGCCGACCTGGCGCTGCGGCACCCGGTGGTTTCCGAGCTGACGGCGTGCGGCGCGCTCGATGAGGCCGGCAACGCCGATCCGATGATCCGGGAATGGATGACCGTGCTCTTGCGGCGCGACCTCGGGTTGCTGCTGCACATCAACGTGCCCGGCCGCGAGCCGACGCGCGCGGCCATTTGCCGGTTCGCCAGCTGGTGGGTGGTCCTGGAGCGCCATGGCGATCTGGTGCGTCTTTACCCGGCCGGCTCCGCCGGCGACGAGGCCGCGGCCACCGAGCTGGTGGTGGGTCAAGTCGAGCGGCTGTGCGGCGTCGCCGAAGCGGCGCCGCTGCGGCCGGTCACCGTGGACACCGAGGAGCTGCTGGCGTCGGTGCATGACGCCGATAGCCTGAAATCGTTTCTGATCAACCAGCGCCTGGATGTCGACCAGCTGCAGATCGTCACCATGGCCACCGATCCGGCGCGCTCGGCGTATGCGGCGATCGTGGCGTTACAGGCCGGCGTCGGCCCGGAGAAGACGGCCCGTCTTGCGATCGGGGAGTCGGCCGTGGCCATCGTCGACACCCCGGCCGGCCGGCTATGCGTCGAAGGTGTGACTTCGGGCAATCGCCGTTACCAGGTCCTGTCGCCGGGCTCCCGCAGCGACATCGGCGTGGCGGTGCAGCGGCTCATCCGAAATCTGCCGGCGGGCGAAGAGTGGTACTCCTACCGGCGCGTGGTCTGA
- a CDS encoding WXG100 family type VII secretion target, which produces MDDPITYNPGAVADFASDVGSRAGQLHAIHTDVSNKTNALQEFFAGHGATGFFDAQYQMLSGLQGLIDTVRQHGQTTNHVLDAAISTDQQIHGLF; this is translated from the coding sequence ATGGACGATCCCATCACTTACAACCCCGGCGCCGTCGCCGACTTCGCGTCGGACGTGGGTTCCCGCGCCGGCCAACTCCACGCCATTCACACCGACGTTTCGAACAAGACCAATGCGCTGCAAGAGTTTTTCGCCGGCCATGGCGCCACGGGATTTTTCGACGCTCAATACCAAATGCTGTCGGGACTGCAGGGCCTCATCGACACCGTGCGCCAGCACGGTCAGACGACCAACCACGTGCTGGACGCCGCGATCAGCACCGACCAGCAAATTCACGGCCTGTTCTGA
- a CDS encoding WXG100 family type VII secretion target — translation MTIKVTPQLLRSTAHDIQANMEHALSIAQGYLANQENVMNPATWSGGGVIASHVTAMEVSNDLSKILTGGTRLAEGLAQAAALMEGHEADAQTAFQSLFGGAAQNV, via the coding sequence GTGACAATCAAGGTGACACCGCAGTTGCTGCGTAGCACCGCCCATGACATTCAGGCGAACATGGAGCACGCACTTTCGATCGCCCAGGGCTATCTGGCTAACCAGGAAAACGTGATGAACCCGGCGACCTGGTCCGGTGGGGGCGTCATCGCCTCCCACGTCACCGCCATGGAAGTTTCGAATGACCTGAGCAAAATCCTGACGGGCGGCACACGTCTGGCCGAGGGCCTGGCGCAGGCCGCGGCATTGATGGAGGGGCACGAGGCCGACGCGCAAACCGCGTTTCAATCCTTGTTCGGCGGCGCTGCCCAAAACGTTTAG